Proteins encoded together in one Camelina sativa cultivar DH55 chromosome 9, Cs, whole genome shotgun sequence window:
- the LOC104710261 gene encoding probable methyltransferase PMT5, with amino-acid sequence MRGGSWYKSVSSVFGLRPRIRGLLFFIVGVVALVTIISPFTSNSYDSSSSSTLVPNIYSNYRRIKEQAAVDYLDLRSLSLGASLKEFPLCGKERESYVPCYNITGNLLAGLQEGEELDRHCEFEREKERCVVRPPRDYKIPLRWPLGRDIIWSGNVKITKDQFLSSGTVTTRLMLLEENQITFHSEDGQVFDGVKDYARQIAEMIGLGSDTEFAQAGVRTVLDIGCGFGSFGAHLVSLKLMPICIAEYEATGSQVQLALERGLPAMIGNFFSKQLPYPALSFDMVHCAQCGTTWDIKDAMLLLEVDRVLKPGGYFVLTSPTNKAQGNSPDTKKTSISTRVDELSKKICWSITAQQDETFLWQKTTDLNCYSSRSQASIPLCKDGDSVPYYHPLVPCISGTTSKRWIPIQNRSAVAGTTSAGLETHGLKPEEFIEDTQIWRSALKNYWSLLTPLIFSDHPKRPGDEDPLPPFNMIRNVMDMNARFGNLNAALLDEGKSAWVMNVVPVNARNTLPIILDRGFAGVLHDWCEPFPTYPRTYDMLHANELLTHLSSERCSLMDLFLEMDRILRPEGWVVLSDKVGVIEMARALTARVRWEARVIDLQDGSDQRLLVCQKPFLKK; translated from the exons ATGAGAGGAGGTTCTTGGTACAAGagtgtttcctctgtttttggtcTCAGACCACGGATCAGAGGGTTACTTTTCTTCATTGTCGGTGTTGTGGCTTTAGTTACTATTATATCACCATTTACTTCGAATTCGTAtgattcttcttcaagttcGACACTTGTGCCCAACATTTATAGTAACTATAGGAGGATTAAGGAGCAAGCTGCTGTTGACTATCTTGATCTAAGGTCTCTCTCCTTAGGAGCTAGTCTTAAAGAGTTTCCTTTGTGtggtaaagaaagagaaagctaTGTGCCTTGTTATAACATCACTGGGAATTTGCTTGCTGGGCTTCAAGAAGGTGAGGAGTTAGATCGACATTGCGAGtttgaaagagagaaggaaagatGTGTAGTTCGTCCTCCCAGAGACTATAAAATACCACTTAGGTGGCCACTTGGTAGAGATATCATATGGAGTGGGAACGTGAAGATAACCAAAGACCAGTTTCTTTCGTCAGGAACCGTGACAACGAG GTTAATGTTGCTTGAAGAGAATCAAATAACCTTTCACTCGGAGGATGGACAAGTCTTTGATGGAGTCAAAGACTATGCTCGTCAAATTGCTGAGATGATAGGTTTAGGAAGCGATACTGAATTTGCTCAAGCAGGT GTACGAACTGTGTTAGACATTGGTTGTGGCTTTGGTAGCTTTGGTGCACATTTAGTGTCTTTGAAGTTGATGCCTATATGTATTGCTGAGTATGAGGCAACTGGGAGCCAAGTCCAGTTAGCTCTAGAGAGAGGCCTTCCTGCAATGATTGgcaatttcttttcaaaacagcttCCTTACCCAGCATTGTCTTTTGACATGGTCCATTGTGCTCAATGTGGCACTACTTGGGATATCAAAG ATGCAATGCTACTTTTGGAAGTGGATCGTGTTCTGAAACCTGGTGGATACTTTGTTTTAACATCTCCTACGAACAAAGCACAAGGAAACTCACCGGATACTAAGAAAACGAGCATTTCGACAAGGGTTGATGAGTTATCAAAGAAAATCTGCTGGAGTATAACAGCTCAGCAGGACGAGACGTTTCTTTGGCAGAAAACTACAGATTTAAATTGCTATTCGTCTCG TTCCCAAGCTTCTATACCTCTTTGCAAAGACGGAGATAGTGTTCCGTATTACCACCCACTGGTTCCATGTATAAGCGGAACCACGAGTAAACGCTGGATTCCTATTCAGAACAGGTCTGCTGTTGCAGGAACAACCTCAGCTGGGCTTGAAACTCATG GTTTGAAACCTGAAGAATTCATTGAGGATACACAAATATGGAGATCAGCGCTGAAAAATTATTGGTCCTTGCTTACGCCTCTAATATTCTCTGACCACCCGAAGAGACCCGGTGATGAAGATCCTCTCCCTCCTTTTAACATGATACGCAACGTGATGGACATGAATGCTCGTTTTGGGAATTTGAATGCGGCTTTACTTGACGAAGGCAAATCAGCTTGGGTTATGAATGTTGTCCCAGTCAATGCACGTAACACTCTTCCTATCATACTTGATCGTGGTTTCGCCGGTGTTCTACATGACTG GTGTGAACCATTCCCAACATATCCTAGAACGTACGACATGCTTCATGCCAATGAACTTCTTACACATCTTAGCTCTGAGCGATGCAGTCTAATGGACTTATTCTTGGAGATGGATCGGATTCTTCGACCTGAG GGATGGGTTGTTCTAAGTGACAAGGTGGGAGTAATTGAGATGGCTCGAGCACTAACAGCTCGAGTGCGATGGGAAGCACGAGTCATTGATCTTCAAGATGGTAGTGACCAAAGACTTCTTGTCTGTCAGAAACCATTCCTTAAAAAATAA